A single Nostoc sp. PCC 7107 DNA region contains:
- a CDS encoding HAMP domain-containing sensor histidine kinase: MDFSLTLAENTNSIIEKWIAAVRQDRQIESADDLSYTAIKNHIPDIFQAMISVLAETQVSDIKSILTASWQHGLLRAEQGFDPTEIAREYRLLRIVIFDTLESALLQGTPAEIVRYMRLIDAVIDEAIARCFKSYVDERLRELKHLHLSLTLHNEELTRLINANQDTFSQLAHELKHPLTSIIGYSDLFLRQQKRNSDIKDTYPNLEHIERVLRNGRHLLRLINDVLELSRYDAGKVQLQIAPSNVQELVINVCEMLEPLAEEKDLQMIVECDRCPQKVLTDEFHLQQIITNLVSNAIRYTESGAVRIVCHTLDGDKWSFAVADTGIGIAPENQARIFEPYYRVSKSDRAYFPDSTGLGLAIVSRLVKLLQGEINLKSQLGVGSTFTVTFPLKINI; encoded by the coding sequence ATGGATTTTAGTCTCACGCTGGCTGAAAATACTAACAGTATCATCGAGAAATGGATAGCAGCAGTCCGTCAAGATAGACAGATTGAAAGTGCTGATGACTTGTCTTATACAGCGATTAAGAATCATATTCCTGATATTTTTCAAGCAATGATTAGTGTACTTGCAGAAACTCAGGTTAGTGATATCAAGTCGATACTTACAGCCAGTTGGCAACATGGATTACTTCGGGCGGAACAGGGGTTTGATCCTACAGAAATTGCTAGAGAATATCGTCTATTACGGATAGTAATATTTGATACTTTAGAATCAGCTTTATTGCAAGGAACCCCAGCAGAAATTGTGCGTTATATGCGTTTAATTGATGCTGTCATAGATGAAGCGATCGCGCGATGTTTTAAGAGTTATGTTGATGAGCGTTTGCGAGAATTAAAGCATCTACATTTATCATTAACTCTGCATAATGAAGAACTCACACGGTTAATTAATGCCAATCAAGACACATTTTCTCAACTCGCCCACGAACTAAAACATCCTTTGACATCAATTATTGGCTATTCAGATTTATTTTTAAGACAACAAAAACGTAACTCTGACATAAAAGATACTTATCCTAATTTAGAACATATTGAACGCGTGTTACGTAACGGTAGACACTTACTCCGCTTAATTAATGATGTATTAGAACTATCTAGATATGATGCAGGTAAAGTACAACTGCAAATTGCACCCAGCAATGTCCAAGAATTGGTAATTAATGTGTGTGAAATGTTAGAACCGTTAGCAGAAGAGAAAGATTTACAAATGATTGTAGAGTGCGATCGCTGTCCCCAAAAAGTTCTAACCGATGAGTTTCATTTACAACAAATTATTACCAATCTTGTCAGTAATGCGATTCGCTATACTGAGTCAGGCGCTGTGAGAATAGTATGTCACACCTTGGATGGTGACAAGTGGTCATTTGCGGTTGCTGATACAGGAATTGGGATAGCGCCAGAAAACCAAGCACGGATATTTGAACCCTATTATCGTGTGAGTAAAAGCGATCGCGCCTACTTCCCCGATAGTACAGGATTAGGGCTGGCGATCGTTTCTCGGTTAGTAAAATTACTCCAAGGCGAAATCAATCTAAAATCTCAGCTAGGCGTTGGTTCCACATTTACTGTCACTTTTCCCTTAAAAATCAATATCTGA
- the ntrB gene encoding nitrate ABC transporter permease, with protein MILQLNLAAIAAIAGKAVWQKTKPVIIKDVVFLPILGFLGIILLWWIVALANHKLMPTPPEALIANLDYILHPFYQRGPGNLGIGWLLIASLRRVLIGFLLGAVVAIPLGLLIGMSKPAMLALNPIIQIFKPVSPLAWLPIALSIFNLADPSAIFVIFITSLWPTIINTALGVASVPKDYIDVAQVLEMPRWRRITKIIWPASLPYIFTGLRISLGIAWLVIVAVEMLTGGIGIGFFVWDEWSRLNLSSVFLAVFVIGVTGLILDFAVGKLQEFVTHRPTTVR; from the coding sequence ATGATATTGCAATTAAATTTAGCAGCGATCGCGGCGATCGCGGGTAAAGCTGTATGGCAGAAAACAAAACCCGTCATCATTAAGGATGTCGTCTTTTTACCAATCCTCGGTTTTTTAGGAATTATCTTGCTGTGGTGGATAGTTGCCTTAGCTAACCATAAATTAATGCCCACACCACCAGAAGCGTTAATTGCCAATTTAGACTATATTTTGCATCCGTTTTATCAACGCGGGCCGGGTAACTTGGGCATTGGTTGGTTGTTAATTGCCAGTCTGCGCCGCGTTTTGATTGGTTTTTTGTTAGGTGCAGTCGTCGCTATTCCTTTGGGCCTTCTTATTGGAATGTCTAAGCCAGCAATGTTAGCCCTCAACCCCATCATTCAGATATTTAAACCCGTGTCGCCCTTGGCTTGGTTGCCAATTGCTTTATCAATCTTCAATTTGGCAGATCCCTCAGCCATTTTTGTAATTTTTATTACCTCCTTGTGGCCGACAATTATCAACACAGCCCTAGGAGTTGCCAGCGTTCCTAAAGATTATATAGATGTGGCACAAGTGTTAGAAATGCCTCGTTGGCGCAGAATCACCAAAATTATTTGGCCTGCCAGTTTGCCTTATATCTTCACAGGCTTGCGAATTAGTTTAGGAATAGCTTGGTTAGTTATCGTCGCCGTCGAAATGCTGACAGGTGGTATTGGTATCGGCTTCTTTGTGTGGGATGAATGGAGTCGGTTAAATCTCAGTTCTGTTTTTCTCGCTGTCTTTGTCATTGGCGTAACTGGACTAATTCTCGATTTCGCCGTGGGTAAACTCCAAGAATTTGTCACTCATCGCCCGACAACAGTTAGATAA
- a CDS encoding ABC transporter substrate-binding protein, whose protein sequence is MGDNNWTRRDFLLGIGTTTAGIALSSCGISADRSASGMTKEALAVQPVVKSQDLEKPDITVGYVPVNDCAPFAIAWKKGFFRKYGLNVTLNREASWATSRDGLIFGRLDASPVVSGAVTNARIGAEGARHASLCAAMTIHRHGNAMTMNKAMWDFGLRPWYEYQQQYGEGALAAFGKDFRAYFDKQPAENKVWAVVLSSAIYEYFVRYISAAAGVDPLKEFRVIIVPPPQMVTNVRIGAMQAYMVAEPWNTRAITGNEGVGFTFAQGKEVWLGHPDRLLGVMESFIDKYPKTYRSLVKAMIEACQYCSKPENRQEVAELLTDRSFTGARPKNKNAPITKFTAPGILGSYNYGGFDGKDRTITSADTTIFYDIPDNLPKQPNEHSTFMWKSRSIWLMTQAARWGQIKEFPKNAEKLAEQGWRTDLYREIASEMGIKCPNDDYKVEEAEVFIDKKGFDPSNPVGYLNSFEIRANSPTRFFMS, encoded by the coding sequence ATGGGTGATAATAACTGGACTAGAAGAGACTTTCTCTTAGGAATTGGCACAACAACAGCTGGAATTGCCCTATCATCCTGTGGAATTTCCGCCGATAGATCCGCATCAGGAATGACAAAAGAAGCTTTAGCTGTTCAACCTGTAGTCAAATCTCAAGACTTAGAAAAACCGGATATTACTGTTGGTTACGTTCCTGTTAATGATTGTGCGCCATTTGCGATCGCCTGGAAAAAAGGTTTCTTTCGCAAGTATGGTTTAAACGTCACACTCAACCGCGAAGCCAGTTGGGCAACTTCCCGCGACGGTTTAATTTTCGGTCGTTTAGATGCTTCCCCTGTTGTTTCTGGGGCTGTCACCAACGCCAGAATTGGGGCCGAAGGCGCACGTCACGCCTCTTTGTGTGCAGCCATGACCATTCACCGCCACGGTAACGCCATGACCATGAACAAAGCTATGTGGGATTTTGGGCTACGTCCGTGGTATGAATATCAACAACAATATGGCGAAGGTGCATTAGCAGCCTTTGGTAAAGATTTCCGCGCCTACTTTGACAAACAACCAGCAGAAAATAAAGTTTGGGCAGTAGTCTTAAGTTCCGCGATTTACGAATACTTCGTGCGTTATATATCTGCGGCGGCTGGTGTCGATCCTCTCAAAGAATTTCGCGTCATCATTGTTCCACCTCCCCAAATGGTGACAAACGTGCGAATTGGGGCAATGCAAGCTTATATGGTAGCCGAACCTTGGAATACTAGAGCAATTACAGGTAACGAAGGTGTTGGCTTTACTTTTGCCCAAGGCAAAGAAGTTTGGTTAGGACATCCTGATAGATTATTGGGTGTGATGGAATCCTTCATCGATAAATATCCCAAAACTTATCGTTCTCTGGTGAAGGCGATGATTGAAGCTTGCCAATATTGCAGTAAACCAGAAAATCGCCAAGAAGTCGCCGAACTACTTACCGACCGTTCCTTTACTGGTGCGAGACCGAAAAATAAGAATGCCCCAATTACCAAATTTACAGCCCCAGGAATTTTAGGAAGTTACAACTATGGCGGGTTTGATGGCAAAGACCGCACCATCACATCTGCTGATACCACCATCTTCTACGATATTCCCGACAACTTGCCCAAACAGCCAAATGAACATTCGACATTTATGTGGAAGTCGAGAAGTATTTGGTTAATGACTCAAGCCGCCCGTTGGGGACAAATCAAAGAATTTCCCAAAAATGCCGAAAAACTAGCCGAACAAGGTTGGAGAACGGATTTATATCGAGAGATAGCCTCGGAAATGGGTATTAAGTGTCCCAACGATGATTACAAAGTCGAAGAAGCAGAAGTATTTATTGACAAAAAAGGCTTTGATCCTAGCAACCCTGTAGGTTATCTCAATAGTTTTGAAATTAGGGCAAATTCTCCCACGCGCTTTTTTATGTCTTAA